The following are encoded in a window of Hippoglossus stenolepis isolate QCI-W04-F060 chromosome 10, HSTE1.2, whole genome shotgun sequence genomic DNA:
- the id2a gene encoding DNA-binding protein inhibitor ID-2a, with the protein MKAISPVRSFRKSSANLSEHSLGISRSKTPVDDPLSLLYNMNDCYSKLKELVPSIPQNKNVSKMEILQHVIDYILDLQIALDSSVALTSLHHPARPGQAPSRTPLTTLNTDISILSLQSPELPSELMTDDSRTLHR; encoded by the exons atgaaagcaaTAAGCCCCGTGCGGTCCTTCCGGAAGAGCAGCGCGAACCTATCGGAGCACTCCCTGGGAATCTCCCGGAGCAAGACCCCGGTGGACGACCCGCTCAGCCTCCTGTACAACATGAACGACTGCTACTCCAAGCTGAAGGAGCTGGTGCCCAGCATCCCGCAGAACAAGAACGTCAGCAAGATGGAAATCCTGCAGCATGTCATCGACTACATCCTGGACCTGCAGATCGCGCTGGACTCTAGCGTCGCACTCACCAGCCTGCATCACCCCGCGCGGCCGGGGCAGGCTCCGAGCAGGACCCCGCTGACCACCCTCAACACAGACATCAGCATCCTGTCGTTACAG tcGCCGGAGTTGCCGTCAGAGCTGATGACAGATGACAGCCGGACTCTGCATCGTTAA